CTCCAAGGAGGCCGACCGCGCCAAGCGGATCGTCGACAGCGGAGTGCTGGGAAAGGTGCTCTTCACCCGCAGCATCATCGGCCTGGCCGGCATCGCCGAGATCGGCTGCCCGCCCGACATGGTCGAGTGGATGTCCGATCACGCGCTGAACGGCGGAGGCGCCTGGATCGACGAGGGCTCGCACGGCATCGACCTACTCCGCTGGCTCGTCGGCGACATCCAGGAGGTGTCCGCCTTCACCGCGAACCGTGCCAAACCAGGCCTGGAGGATGAGGACGTCGCGGTCGCCATCGTGCGGTACCGCAACGGCGCCCTCGGCGAGATCACCACCGCGTGGAGCATGAACGTCGACATCAAGATGCGCAACGCCCTGGAGATCTACGGCACGGAGGGCACCCTGATCATGCGCGCCACCGACCCGTTCCCGCAGGTGGAGGTGTACCGCGCAACCGACGACGAGCTCTACCGGGGCTGGACCGTCCCGAACATCGAGCCCGCCGAGACCGAGCCGCACGACTACTCGGGATGGGCGCCGCACGTCCACCACTACAAGCGCGAGGTCGCGTCCTACCTGGAACGCGTGAAGCAGGGCGAGAAGCCGTTCGGCCCGACGTTCGACGACGGCGTCGCCTGCCTGCGCGTGATCGAGGCCGGGTACGACTCGGCGGCGAGAGGGGGTGTGGCAGTCAGCATCGTCCCCTAGCACCGCTACCCTCGAACCGAGCGTCGGACGCTCGGTCGGCATTACCTCAAAGGAGAGAATGATGTACCCAGCACAGCGCCGACGCCGCGTCCTCGCGGCAACGTTCGCGGCGGTGAGCGCCGTGACGCTCGCACTGACGGCCTGCACCTCCGGTTCCAGCTCATCCGGCGACCCGCACGTCGCCCCGGCAAGCTCCGGCGGCCCCTACGGCAAATTCACCGATCAGAAGCTGACGCTCTCGCGGTGGGCGGGAGACCCGTGGACCGCCGGCCAGGTGTCGGCGGCCAAGGACTGGTCGAAGGACACCGGAGCCACCATCGACATGGCCGCCGTCCCGTACGAGAACCTGCACGACAAGCAGGCCCTGACCCTGTCCTCCGGCTCGGACTACGACATCGTCTACGTGCACCCGAGCTGGTTCGGCGAGTTCGCCAAGGCCGGCTACCTAGCCCCGATCGACGAGTACCTGAGCGACAGCAAGCGCAATCCCCCCGGCTTCTCTGCAGCCTCGTACCTGCCGAACGTGCTCGCTCAGGGCAAGTACGACGGCAAGCAGTACTGCCTTCCCGACTTCGTCTCGACGGTCGTCGTCGGCTACCGGAAGGACCTGTTCGACAAGGCCGGCATCGCAGCACCGAAGACGGTCGACGATGTGCTCGCCGCCGCGAAGAAGCTCAACGGCACCGACGGTGCGGCCGGCATCGTGATGCCGGGCAAGGCAACAGGCGCCGTCGCGGACGTCTTCGGCTCGATGCTGACCGCCCAGGGCAACTGGTGGTACGACGCGTCGGGCAAGAAGAGCACCCTCGACGACGCCGCGGCCACCAAGGCGCTCGAGTTCTACACCCAGGCCGCCAAGTTCGCCCCGACCGGGATGCTGAACATGGCCGTGGACGACGCCGCGACCGTGGCGGCGCAGGGCAAGTCGGCCATCGTGATCGACACCACTCCCGCGCTCTCGGCGCTGGAGGACTCCTCGAAGTCGTCGACGGTCGGCAAATGGGCGTACGCGCCGATCTCCTTCGGTGACCAGGCCGGCGGCGAGCTCATTTACTGGAACTGGTGCATCGCGGCCAACTCGAACCACAAGGACGCCGCGTACTCGTTCCTGCAGTACTACACCGACACGGCCCAGCAGGCCAAGGTGGCGCTCGCCGCGGGCACTCTCGGCGCGACGAAGTCGTTCTACACCGACACCTCGCTCACCTCGAAGATCCCGTTCCTGCCCGCCGTCAACGAAGCGCTCAAGAACTCGAACCCGCAGCCGAGCCTGAGCAGCTGGCCCGGCATCCAGAACCAGATCGAGACGAGCATCCAGAAGGCGATCCAAGGGTCCTCGACGGTCGAGCAGTCGGTGGCCGACATGCAGACCGCGCTGAAAGCCCTCGGGCAGTAGTGCCGAACCGGGGGATGGGCGCCGGCCACCGGCCCCATCCCCTCCGCACATCCATCAGGAGGAGAACGCCATGTCAACGACCGTGACCCGCAGGTCGGGCGCGTCGCGCCGGAACTGGGACAAAGAAGGGCGACGGCTCGGGCGCTGGCTCACCGTGCTCCCCGCCCTCGTGCTGGCCCTCGTGATCTTCGCCCCGCTGGTGTACTCGCTGGTCCTGTCGCTCTACAAGTGGCAGCTCACGCAGATCAACACGGGCAAGACCTGGGTCGGGCTCGACAACTACGTGAAGCTGTTCACCGACCCGAAGGTGCTCAACGCGCTCGGCAACACGATCGTCTACGTCGTCGGCAGCGTCGGAGTGGAGCTGGTCGTCGGCTTCGTGATCGCGAGCGCGCTCTTCGAGATCACCAAAGGGCGCAAGCTCGCGAACTCGCTCATCCTCCTCCCGATGATCATCGCCCCCGTGATAACGGCGCTGCTGTGGCGGTACATGTTCGACCCGCAGTTCGGGTTGATCAGCCGCGTCCTGGCATTGTTCGGCCACCAGGGCGGCATCGACTTCCTCGGCAACGCCCAACTGGCCCTGCCCTCGCTCATCCTCGTCGACATCTGGCAGTGGACGCCGTTCGTCATCCTCATCCTGCACGCCGGCATGCTCGGCATCTCGGAGGAGCAGTTCGAAGCCGCCCGGATCGACGGCGCGGGTCGCGCGCGCATCTCCTGGTCGATCGTGCTGCCGGCGATCATGCCGCAGATCCTCCTCGTGCTGCTCTTCCGCACGATGGACACCTACCGCATCTTCGACACCGTCTACGTCCTCACCCGCGGAGGGCCGGGAGGGGCGACCGAGACCATCGGCCTCTACACGTATCAGACCGGGTTCTCGTTCTTCGACATGGGATACGCGATGACGCTGAGCGTCTTCATCCTCGTGACCGTCGCGATCATCTCCAGCATCTATCTGCGGCTGCTGCGCCGCCGGAGGGTCTTCTCATGAGCTTCGCTCCCTGGCACCAGGTGCCCCACGAGCTGGTCGCCAGCCGTTCGCCGCGCGCCGCCCGCACGGTCGCCCCGGGGGATGCGGCGCCGTCGCCCCGATCCGCCGCCGGCGGCTCCGGCACCGGCGCTACCGGCACCCGACGTCGGCGCCGGCCGGACGGCTGGGTGATCGGGTGCTACGTCGTCATCGCCGTTTTCCTCGTCTGGGTGCTCGTGCCCGTCCTGACAGTCGCGGTCAACTCCTTCAAGACCCCCGACGAGATCTTCGCGCAGAACCCGTCGCTCGCGTTCACCCCGACCCTCGAGAACTACGGCAAGGTCTTCGGCCAACTCGACTTCGGCCACTACCTGCTGAACAGCATCGTCGTCGCGTTCGGGAGCACGCTGCTCTCGCTGCTGCTCGGCGTGCCGTTCGCCTATGCACTCGCCCGGCTCCCCATCCGCGGGCGCGAGTGGTGGGCGCGGATCGTCCTGTTCAGCCGGATGGTGCCGGCCGTGGCCCTGGTGGTCCCGATGTTCGTGATCTTCCAGCAGCTGCACATCACCGGCAGCTACCTGGCGCTCATCCTCGCCCACACCTCCTTCAACCTCCCGATCGTCATCTGGATGATGCGGTCGTTCTTCGAGGAACTGCCGATCGAACTGGAGGAGGCCGCCATGGTCGACGGCTCCGGGAGGCTCGGGGCGTTCCTGCGCGTCGCGGTTCCGCTGACCACGCCGGGGATGGCGGCGACGGCGGTGCTCTGCGTGATCTTCTCGTGGAACGAGTTCCTCTTCGCCCTGGTGCTCTCGGGTCAGAGCACGCAGACCGTGCCGGTCGGCGTCTCGTCCTTCATCGGCTCCGTCTCGATCGACTGGGGCGGCAGCTCGGCGGCGGCGATCGTCGCCATCATTCCCATCTTCATCCTCGGACTCGCCGCCCAGCGGTTCCTCGTCCGGGGGCTGACCTTCGGAGGAGTCAAAGGGTGACAACGCTCGGAGCACAGTACTTCCGCCCGCCGAACCCGCCCCGCGCCGACTGGAGGACGGACCTCGAGCGGATGCGCGACGCCGGCATGAACACGGTGAAGCTGTGGGCGTGCTGGAGCTGGATGAACCCGGCACCCGGGGAGTACGACTTCGACGAGCTCGACGAACTGATCGCCATCGCGCGGGAGGTCGGGCTGACGATCGTGATCAACACCATCGTCGAGAACGCGCCGTACTGGCTGGAGCAGGCGCACCCCGAGGCCCGCTACGTCGACCAGGACGGGCGCCCCGTCCAGCTCACCGCAGCGATGAACACCCCGGGCGGCGGCTGGCCAGGCCTCTGCTTCGACAACCCCGCGGTGTGGGAGGCCGCCGAGCGGTTCCTCGGCGCGCTCGTCGACCGCTACGGCGACGACGTCGCGGTGTGGGACGTCTGGAACGAGCCGCACCTGGAGCCCGCGTCGTACTACCCGGAGCGTCAG
This genomic stretch from Leifsonia sp. EB41 harbors:
- a CDS encoding Gfo/Idh/MocA family protein, producing MTATDTVRIGMISWAHVHAEFRARAIAEIPGAQIVAIADEDETRGRAAAERWGVADFTTDWRELIARDDIDVVMVHSENGRHVDQVIAAAEAGKHVFCEKPIATRTEDAERMAAAVAEGGVQGTAAFVSRFSKEADRAKRIVDSGVLGKVLFTRSIIGLAGIAEIGCPPDMVEWMSDHALNGGGAWIDEGSHGIDLLRWLVGDIQEVSAFTANRAKPGLEDEDVAVAIVRYRNGALGEITTAWSMNVDIKMRNALEIYGTEGTLIMRATDPFPQVEVYRATDDELYRGWTVPNIEPAETEPHDYSGWAPHVHHYKREVASYLERVKQGEKPFGPTFDDGVACLRVIEAGYDSAARGGVAVSIVP
- a CDS encoding ABC transporter substrate-binding protein, translated to MYPAQRRRRVLAATFAAVSAVTLALTACTSGSSSSGDPHVAPASSGGPYGKFTDQKLTLSRWAGDPWTAGQVSAAKDWSKDTGATIDMAAVPYENLHDKQALTLSSGSDYDIVYVHPSWFGEFAKAGYLAPIDEYLSDSKRNPPGFSAASYLPNVLAQGKYDGKQYCLPDFVSTVVVGYRKDLFDKAGIAAPKTVDDVLAAAKKLNGTDGAAGIVMPGKATGAVADVFGSMLTAQGNWWYDASGKKSTLDDAAATKALEFYTQAAKFAPTGMLNMAVDDAATVAAQGKSAIVIDTTPALSALEDSSKSSTVGKWAYAPISFGDQAGGELIYWNWCIAANSNHKDAAYSFLQYYTDTAQQAKVALAAGTLGATKSFYTDTSLTSKIPFLPAVNEALKNSNPQPSLSSWPGIQNQIETSIQKAIQGSSTVEQSVADMQTALKALGQ
- a CDS encoding carbohydrate ABC transporter permease, encoding MSTTVTRRSGASRRNWDKEGRRLGRWLTVLPALVLALVIFAPLVYSLVLSLYKWQLTQINTGKTWVGLDNYVKLFTDPKVLNALGNTIVYVVGSVGVELVVGFVIASALFEITKGRKLANSLILLPMIIAPVITALLWRYMFDPQFGLISRVLALFGHQGGIDFLGNAQLALPSLILVDIWQWTPFVILILHAGMLGISEEQFEAARIDGAGRARISWSIVLPAIMPQILLVLLFRTMDTYRIFDTVYVLTRGGPGGATETIGLYTYQTGFSFFDMGYAMTLSVFILVTVAIISSIYLRLLRRRRVFS
- a CDS encoding carbohydrate ABC transporter permease, encoding MSFAPWHQVPHELVASRSPRAARTVAPGDAAPSPRSAAGGSGTGATGTRRRRRPDGWVIGCYVVIAVFLVWVLVPVLTVAVNSFKTPDEIFAQNPSLAFTPTLENYGKVFGQLDFGHYLLNSIVVAFGSTLLSLLLGVPFAYALARLPIRGREWWARIVLFSRMVPAVALVVPMFVIFQQLHITGSYLALILAHTSFNLPIVIWMMRSFFEELPIELEEAAMVDGSGRLGAFLRVAVPLTTPGMAATAVLCVIFSWNEFLFALVLSGQSTQTVPVGVSSFIGSVSIDWGGSSAAAIVAIIPIFILGLAAQRFLVRGLTFGGVKG